The DNA region GGCGCTGGCCGACCCGCTCAGCCCGGAGCCCGGTGAGGACTGGCGCGCCGTCCTCGCCGCCATGACCGGGCCGACCGGCTGAGCGTCCGACCGGCGCCCCGCCCCGCCCGCACGAGCGGACACTCCGCACCCCGCACCCCGCACCCCGCACGAGCGGACACCCCGCAGGCCTCGGGCCGCGGGGTGTCCGCTCGACTGCCGCCACCGGCGGCTCAGCCGGTGCGCTCCCAGCGGTAGAACTCACGCGCCATCGCGTCCTTCGGCCCGCGCCAGGTGGCCGGGTCGTACGCCTGGACGTACGCGGTGAGCGCGTCGCTGACCGCCCGGAACTCCGGGTGGCCGACCACCTGGGCGACGGCCGGGCCGGGCGGCCGGTCCGCCTCGATCAGGTGGAGGTACACGTCGCCGAACTGGAACAGGCTCCGCCCGGTGACGCCGATCAGGTGGGGCAGCTCGCCCCGGTCGGACTCGGCGAACACCTGGGAGATGCCCTGGGCCGCGTCCGGCTTCATCCGGGCGACGATCAGCGCGCGGTGCGTCTGCGTGGTGAGGGGAGGTGTCGTGCTCACAGCTCCGCGGCCCTCTTCTCGACCTTCTCGCGGATCAGCTGCATCTGGATCCGGGAGTTGCGGTTGATGTGGTTGACCATGCCGTCGTCGTCGACCGGCGCGGTCGGCTTCATCGAGAAGTCCTGCACCCAGCGCATCTTGGTGCCGGACGGGACCTCCGCGTACTCCCAGCGGATGTCCATGAACTCGAACGGTCCGGGCTCGACCCGCCGGGCGCGGACCGCGAGCGAGGACCGGTCGGTGGTGCGCTCGGAGACCCAGCTCCACACCTTCCCGTCGTCGTCGGGGTGCATGGTCAGCCGGAAGGTGACCCGGTCGCCGTCCCGCTCCAGTACCTCGACCGAGGCGTACTCGCTGAAGAGCTGCGGCCAGTTCTCCAGGTCGTTGGTGATCTCCCAGACCAGGTCGAGCGGTGCGTCGATGACGATCTCGTTGTCGGTGTGGCCGGGCATCTCAGGCACCCGCCTTCGCGGTGACGACGGAGTTGACCAGCTCCAGGAACTCGGCGGGGGTCTTCGCCGACTCCGCGCCGTTGGTGACCTTCACGCCGTGCCGGTTCTCCAGCTCGCCGACCACGCCGAGCAGGCCGAGGGAGTCCACGCCGAAGTCGTCGAAGCTGGCGCCGGGGCGCTCCAGTTCGAGCGGGTCGACGGCGACGCCGGCCCGGGCCTGGATGAGCGTCGCGAGTTCGGGATAGCTGAGGGTGTTGCTCACGGGATGTCCCTTCATAGCGAGCGAGTTGCGGTTGAGCGGTCGAGCGGTGGGACCGACGGCCGGGGCGGGCTCGGGTCGGTGGAGCAGCGGTGGAGCAGTGGTGGAGCAGCAGGGCGGTGGGGCATCGGAGCGGCGGGCCGTCCGGGCGTGGGCCCGTCAGGCCTCCTGTCCGCCGCGCCGGAGCACCAGTGCCGAGTTGGAGCCCATCAGTCCGCGGCTGAGCACCAGCGCGGTGCGCAGCTCGGCCGGCCGGGCGCGTCCGGTCACCAGGGCCAGGTCGTGCCCGACCTCGGTGACGTTGGGGGTGGGCGGCAGGACGCCGTCCTCCATGGCGAGTACGGCGGCGGCCGTGTCCAGCAGCGGCGCGCCGCAGTAGGCCCGGCCGGTACCGGACTTGGGGGCGGTGACCGGGACGCGTTCGGCGTACGGGCCGAGCGCGTCGGCCAGGGCGAGCGCCTCGGCGCGGTCGGCGGCGGGCACGCCGAGGGCGTCGGCGAAGACCACGTCGACCTCCTCCGGCGAGATCCTGGCCTCTTCGAGGGCGATCCGGATGGCCGCGGCCAGGCCCTCCCGGGAGGCCTCCCAGCGGGAGGCGCCGGTGAAGGTGGCGCCGTGGCCGGCGATGTGCGCCCGGACGGCGGCCCCGCGCCGGAGGGCGGTCCGCTCGTCCTCCAGCAGCAGCATGGCGCCGCCCTCGGCGGGGGCGAAGCCGGCGGCCGCGGGGGAGAACGGCAGGTAGGCGCGGTCGGGCTGGTCGGAGAGGCTCAGCTCGGGGTAGCCGAGCTGGCAGACCATCGAGTACGGCGCGAGCGGGGCCTCGGCGGCGCCGGCCACCACCGCGTCGGTGCCGCGTTCGATGGCGCGGGCGGCGTGGGCCAGGGCGTCCAGGCCGCCGGCCTCGTCGCTGGCGACCACCCCGCACGGGCCCTTGTAGCCGCCGCGGATGGACACCTGGCCGGTGCTGGCGGCGTAGAACCACGCGATGGACTGGTAGGGGCCGACGAACTGCGGTCCCTTGCCCCACAGTTGCTGGAGCTCGCCCTGGCCGAACTCGCCGCCGCCGGACCCGGCCGCGGTCACCACACCGACCGCGTACGGGTCTTCGGGGTCGGGGACGTACCCGGCGTCCGCCACCGCCTGGTCGGCGGCGGCCATCGCGTAGTGCGTGAAGCGGTCGGTCTGCACCAGGTAGCGGCTGTCGACGGCGGCTGTCGGGTCGAAGTCCCGCACCTGGCCCGCGATGCGCAGCGGGAGGTCCGCGCAGCCCTCGCGGGATATCCGGTCGAGGACGCTCACGCCCTGCCTGGTGGCCTTCCAGAAGGCGTCGGCCCCCACGCCGTTCGGCGCCACCACGCCGAGGCCGGTGATCACCGCCCGGCGATTCTGCTGACGTGACGTCATGGATCTCACCCCGTTCTTGTGAGCACGACGGCGGACTGGAATCCGCCGAACCCGCTGCCGACCGAGAGGATGTGGCGCAGCGGCATCTCCCGCGCGGTGCGCGGTACGTAGTCGAGGTCGCACTCCGGGTCGGGTGTCTCGTAGTTGGCGGTCGGCGGGACCACCCCGCGGTCGAGTGCGAGGGTGCAGGCGACCACCTCGATCGCGCCGATCGCGCCGAGCGAGTGCCCGACCATGGACTTGATCGAGCTCATCGGCGTCCGGTAGGCGTGCTCGCCGAGCGAGCGCTTGACGGCCGCCGTCTCGTGCCGGTCGTTCTGCTTGGTGCCCGAGCCGTGCGCGTTGACGTAGTCGACGTCGGTGCGCTCGACCCGGGCGTGGGCGAGTGCGTGGTCGATCGACCGGGACATCTCCAGCCCCTCCTGGGTGAGGCCGGTCATGTGGTACGCGTTGCCGAAGGTCGCGAAGCCGCCGACCTCGCCGTAGATCCGGGCGCCGCGCCGCCGGGCGTGCTCCAGCTCCTCCAGGACGAGGACGGCGCCGCCCTCGCCGAGCACGAAGCCGTCGCGGTGGGCGTCGAACGGCCGGGAGGCGTGCGCCGGGTCGTCGTTGCGTTCGCTGGTGGCCTTGATGGCGTCGAAGCAGGCGACGGTGATCGGCGAGATCGGCGAGTCGGAGGCGCCGGCGATGCAGATGTCGGCGCGCCCCTCCTCGACGGTCTGGAAGGCGTACCCGATGGCGTCGAGGCCGGACGTGCAGCCGGTGGAGACGGTCTGCACCGGGCCGCGGGCGCCGGTCCGCTCGGCGACCGCCGAGGCGAGCGTGGAGGGCGCGAAGGCCCGGTGCAGTTGCGGTTCGGCGTGCCGGTGGTCGACGTCCCAGCGGGCGCCGCCGGCGCTGACCAGGGCGTAGTCGTGCTCCAGCCGGGTGGTGCCGCCGACGGCGGTGCCGAGCGAGACGGCGATCCGCCACGGGTTCTCGGCGGCCAGGTCGAGCCCGGCGTCGGCGACCGCCTCGTCCGTCGCCACCATGGCGAACTGGACGTAGCGGTCGGCCCGTTGCACGTCGTCCGGGCCGAGCCCGTGGGCGCCCGGGTCGAAGTCGCACTCGGCGGCGATCCGGGAGCGGAACCCGGTGGGGTCGAAGAGCGTGATGCCCCGGGTCGCCGTCCGCCCGGAGGTGAGCAGGTCCCAGAACGCCGGGACGCCGACTCCGCCGGGCGCGACCACGCCGATTCCGGTGACGGCGACCCGTCGCCGGCTCACGAGGCCACCTTGGCGTGTTCCGGCGGGGCGGAGGTGCCCACCGGCTCGGTCTCCTCGGTGTCGACGTGGCCGAGTTCGGGGCGGGGTGCCAGCGGGCCGAGGTGGAAGACCATCCGGGCCTCGGTGTCGCCGACGTTGCGGAACCGGTGGCGCATGTCGATCGGGATCATCAGGCCCTGCTCGGGCTTGAGCACCCGGGTCTCGCCGTCCAGGTCGACCTCCAGGTCGCCGGAGACGACGAAGACGAACTCCTCGGAGTACGGGTGGTAGTGCTCACCGATCCGCTCGCCGGGCTGCACGATGGCCAGCCCCATGAACCCGCTGGTGGCACCGCAGGTGTTCGGGGTGAGCATGGCGCGCAGGTCGCCGCCGCGCCGGCGGTTCTCCGGTGCCTCGGAGACGTGCACGATCCGTGGGTACTGCGTGGACATGGTTTCTTCCTTACGGATGTCGGGACCGGTGATCGGTGATGGGGCGGAGACGGGACGTCGGTGATGGGAGAGCCGCTGAGGGGGAGCCGGTGACCGGGGCCGCGACCGGCCCCGGTGACGGGCGCTCCGTCAGACCGGCTGGGAGGTGCGGTCGGTGACCGGGCTCATGGCGCGGGCGGCGAGGACGGCGCTGAGGCCGGCGACGGTCCGCAGGTCCCCCTCGGAGCCGAGGTCGAGCAGCCGCCCGAGGACGGCGGCCTCGCGCTCGCCGGCGACGCCGAGCGCCGCGGCCGGGTCCGCCTCGGCGGGCACCCGGAGGTCCACCAGGCGGACCACGACGTCGTCCCGGTGGAACACGGTGCTGGTGACCACCGGGCCGGTCGGGTCGACGGTGGCCAGGTTGTCGTAGTCGGCGAGCAGGTCGGCCACGGCCTGCCCGTTGCCGGGCCTGACCGGGTAGAGCACGGCGTGCCGGTGCAGCCGCCCGGAGGCGGGGGTGCCGGCGATCGCCTGGTGCTCGGCGGGCAGCGCGGCCCGGGCGAAGAAGGCGCGCGCCGCCTGCGGGTCGCCCAGCTGCCGCGCCTCCTCCAGGTACGGGTTGATGGCCTCCTCGACGGCCCGCACCTCGGGCTGCATGGCGACGTGCCGCAGCGCGTCGCCGAGGCTGCCGATCACCTCGACCGCCCGGACGACCCGGTTGCCGTGCATGAACAGCGAGGTGCGGCGCAGCCGGGTGGTGTCGTCGACCTCGGCGCGGGGCGAGGTGTAGCCGGACAGGATCCGGGCGACCTCGTGCTCGCTGCCGGGCTTGACCGTGAAGGTCAGGGCGTGCCGGACCACGCCGTCGGGGCCGGGGTCGGCCTTGGGCGGGCCGGCCTGTCCGGTGGGGGCGGTGCGCGGCAGGCCCTCCGGTACCTCCTCCGGGGCCCGGGTGCCGGTGGCGCCGGCGGCCGAGGTCTCGCGGAGGATCGTGTAGCGCAGCGAACGGAAGGTGTCGCTGACGCAGCCGTGCATCGGCTTGACCATCTCCCGGTGGGCCGGGCTGTCCACCCACTGCAGGAAGGTCTCCTGGTCCTCCCACTCGCTGGTGATGAGCCACTGCCGGGGGTCGTTGATGGACTGGCAGAGCTGGTCGCTGACATGGCCGGGGACGCCGGCCACCTGGTGGCGGAGCTGCTCGTACACGTCCATGAAGCGCTGCTGCGCGCCGTCCTGGATCTCCAGCATCAGCACCACCCGCAGGCGGGTCTCGGATTCGGAGTGCTGCCGTGCGGGCGGTTCGGACAGAGTCGTCATGATCCACTTTCTGCTTCTGGGCCGTACGCGTCGGGGGCCGCGTGCGGCGGCTCCGGGCCGGAGGGGCCGGGTGGCCTCCGGCGGGGGAGGGCGGTGCGGTGGCGGTCGGCCGGTCGGGGTCGGCGCCAGGCCTGAGGTCGATCGTGCGCGGCGGCCACGGGCGGCGCGAGATATGCGGGCCATCCGGGCGAAGAGGCGGCAGAACGCCCCCGGCGCGGGGGATGGAAGAACGGGGCCGCTGTGTCCGCGGGCCCCGTCGAGGGCGGCTCCGAGCCCGCATCAGGGCCCCGAACCTCCGTACAGGCTGGAGCAATTGATGAATCCGAAGGTTGACGACCGGGTGCCGGTCCTGATCGTCGGCGGCTCGCTGGTCGGGCTGTCGGCCTCGCTCTTCCTGGGCCGACTGGGTGTCAGACACCTGCTGGTCGAGAAGCACGCCGACACCTCGCATCACCCGCGTGGCCGAGGCAACAACGTCCGCACGATGGAGCTGTACCGGGTGGCCGGGATCGAGCCGGCGATCCGCGAGGCGGCCTCGGTGCTGGCGCCGAACCACGGCATCCTCCAGGCCCCGTCGCTGACCGGCGAGGAGCAGGAGTGGCTGTTCCGGGAGATCGACCCGGGCGGGCGGCTCGCCCGCTTCAGCCCCAGCGCGTGGTGCCTGTGCAGCCAGAACGACCTGGAGCCGGTGCTGCTGCGCACGGCCCGCGAGCTGGGCGCGGACATCCGGTTCTCGACCGAGCTGGTCTCCTTCGAGCAGGACGCCGAGGGCGTGACGGCGCTGCTGCGCAGCCGGGAGACCGGCGAGGAGCGGCGGGTGCGGGCCGACTACCTGGTCGCGGCGGACGGCCCGCGCAGCCCGGTCCGGGAGGCCCTGGGGATCGGCCAGAGCGGCAAGGGCGAGCTGTTCCACAACGTGAGCATCACCTTCCGGGCGAAGCGGCTGGCCGAGGTGGTGGGGGACCGGCACTTCATCGCCTGCTACCTGACCGCCCCGGAGGCGGACGGCGCGCTGCTGCCGGTGGACAACCACGAGGAGTGGGTGTTCCACGCGCCGTGGCACCCGGAGCACGGCGAGCCGCTGGAGGCGTTCACCGACGAGCGCTGCGTGCGGCACATCCGGGCCGCGGTCGGCGTCCCGGA from Kitasatospora sp. NBC_00458 includes:
- a CDS encoding TcmI family type II polyketide cyclase — protein: MSTTPPLTTQTHRALIVARMKPDAAQGISQVFAESDRGELPHLIGVTGRSLFQFGDVYLHLIEADRPPGPAVAQVVGHPEFRAVSDALTAYVQAYDPATWRGPKDAMAREFYRWERTG
- a CDS encoding SRPBCC family protein, encoding MPGHTDNEIVIDAPLDLVWEITNDLENWPQLFSEYASVEVLERDGDRVTFRLTMHPDDDGKVWSWVSERTTDRSSLAVRARRVEPGPFEFMDIRWEYAEVPSGTKMRWVQDFSMKPTAPVDDDGMVNHINRNSRIQMQLIREKVEKRAAEL
- a CDS encoding acyl carrier protein, whose protein sequence is MSNTLSYPELATLIQARAGVAVDPLELERPGASFDDFGVDSLGLLGVVGELENRHGVKVTNGAESAKTPAEFLELVNSVVTAKAGA
- a CDS encoding beta-ketoacyl synthase N-terminal-like domain-containing protein, producing the protein MTSRQQNRRAVITGLGVVAPNGVGADAFWKATRQGVSVLDRISREGCADLPLRIAGQVRDFDPTAAVDSRYLVQTDRFTHYAMAAADQAVADAGYVPDPEDPYAVGVVTAAGSGGGEFGQGELQQLWGKGPQFVGPYQSIAWFYAASTGQVSIRGGYKGPCGVVASDEAGGLDALAHAARAIERGTDAVVAGAAEAPLAPYSMVCQLGYPELSLSDQPDRAYLPFSPAAAGFAPAEGGAMLLLEDERTALRRGAAVRAHIAGHGATFTGASRWEASREGLAAAIRIALEEARISPEEVDVVFADALGVPAADRAEALALADALGPYAERVPVTAPKSGTGRAYCGAPLLDTAAAVLAMEDGVLPPTPNVTEVGHDLALVTGRARPAELRTALVLSRGLMGSNSALVLRRGGQEA
- a CDS encoding beta-ketoacyl-[acyl-carrier-protein] synthase family protein, with translation MSRRRVAVTGIGVVAPGGVGVPAFWDLLTSGRTATRGITLFDPTGFRSRIAAECDFDPGAHGLGPDDVQRADRYVQFAMVATDEAVADAGLDLAAENPWRIAVSLGTAVGGTTRLEHDYALVSAGGARWDVDHRHAEPQLHRAFAPSTLASAVAERTGARGPVQTVSTGCTSGLDAIGYAFQTVEEGRADICIAGASDSPISPITVACFDAIKATSERNDDPAHASRPFDAHRDGFVLGEGGAVLVLEELEHARRRGARIYGEVGGFATFGNAYHMTGLTQEGLEMSRSIDHALAHARVERTDVDYVNAHGSGTKQNDRHETAAVKRSLGEHAYRTPMSSIKSMVGHSLGAIGAIEVVACTLALDRGVVPPTANYETPDPECDLDYVPRTAREMPLRHILSVGSGFGGFQSAVVLTRTG
- a CDS encoding cupin domain-containing protein, which encodes MSTQYPRIVHVSEAPENRRRGGDLRAMLTPNTCGATSGFMGLAIVQPGERIGEHYHPYSEEFVFVVSGDLEVDLDGETRVLKPEQGLMIPIDMRHRFRNVGDTEARMVFHLGPLAPRPELGHVDTEETEPVGTSAPPEHAKVAS
- a CDS encoding SchA/CurD-like domain-containing protein; protein product: MTTLSEPPARQHSESETRLRVVLMLEIQDGAQQRFMDVYEQLRHQVAGVPGHVSDQLCQSINDPRQWLITSEWEDQETFLQWVDSPAHREMVKPMHGCVSDTFRSLRYTILRETSAAGATGTRAPEEVPEGLPRTAPTGQAGPPKADPGPDGVVRHALTFTVKPGSEHEVARILSGYTSPRAEVDDTTRLRRTSLFMHGNRVVRAVEVIGSLGDALRHVAMQPEVRAVEEAINPYLEEARQLGDPQAARAFFARAALPAEHQAIAGTPASGRLHRHAVLYPVRPGNGQAVADLLADYDNLATVDPTGPVVTSTVFHRDDVVVRLVDLRVPAEADPAAALGVAGEREAAVLGRLLDLGSEGDLRTVAGLSAVLAARAMSPVTDRTSQPV
- a CDS encoding FAD-dependent oxidoreductase, which encodes MNPKVDDRVPVLIVGGSLVGLSASLFLGRLGVRHLLVEKHADTSHHPRGRGNNVRTMELYRVAGIEPAIREAASVLAPNHGILQAPSLTGEEQEWLFREIDPGGRLARFSPSAWCLCSQNDLEPVLLRTARELGADIRFSTELVSFEQDAEGVTALLRSRETGEERRVRADYLVAADGPRSPVREALGIGQSGKGELFHNVSITFRAKRLAEVVGDRHFIACYLTAPEADGALLPVDNHEEWVFHAPWHPEHGEPLEAFTDERCVRHIRAAVGVPDLDVEVTGKAPWHAAERVADRYSAGRVFLAGDSAHEMSPTGAFGSNTGIQDAHNLAWKLAAALCGWGGPGLLETYGSERRPVARVTGERASARSAEHSHPGYAVVPGVGRQAGVLSVALGYRYRSGAVTGTDPAGPVVPEAFESAGEPGSRAPHQWLLRAGVRLSTLDLYEQAVVLLTGPEGGPWHAAARRAADRLAVPLDAYRIGDGVEDDLAPEPGGDFAALHGVRPDGALLVRPDGFVAWRSEGAADDPEAAVERALRAVLSL